The following are from one region of the Chitinophagales bacterium genome:
- the ruvA gene encoding Holliday junction ATP-dependent DNA helicase RuvA: MIGYIKGTLTFKSPAYVLLESGGIGYHIFISLHTFTRIQHTEQCKLLTYLHITDSAHTLYGFADEVEKYLFTQLITVSGVGPSTARLALSSLSPEELHKAIVQGNERVIQGIKGIGPKTAKRIILELKDKLVKMTDEIKIQIPSGNSLSQEALSALVTLGFNKSQAEKAIDDLLRTDKEFSGVEDLIKKALKLL; encoded by the coding sequence ATGATTGGCTACATTAAGGGAACACTGACGTTTAAAAGTCCAGCCTATGTTCTGCTTGAAAGCGGAGGCATTGGTTATCACATCTTTATCAGCCTGCACACCTTTACCCGCATTCAGCATACCGAACAGTGTAAACTGCTGACCTATCTGCATATTACCGATTCAGCCCATACCCTTTATGGTTTTGCTGACGAGGTAGAAAAATATCTTTTCACCCAACTTATCACGGTGTCGGGGGTTGGTCCCTCCACAGCGCGACTGGCTCTTTCTTCTCTTTCTCCGGAAGAGTTGCACAAGGCAATTGTGCAGGGCAATGAACGGGTAATTCAAGGCATTAAAGGCATAGGTCCCAAAACCGCAAAACGGATTATCCTTGAGTTGAAAGACAAACTGGTTAAAATGACCGATGAGATAAAAATTCAGATACCTTCAGGCAATAGTTTGAGCCAGGAGGCGTTATCGGCCCTGGTCACTCTGGGATTTAACAAAAGCCAGGCAGAAAAAGCTATTGATGACCTGCTTCGCACGGACAAGGAGTTTTCCGGTGTGGAAGATTTAATTAAAAAAGCCCTCAAATTACTTTAG
- the groES-2 gene encoding chaperonin produces the protein MKLEIDDFSKFIVIGDRVLIQPSEANTRTKSGLYLPPGVHENEKIYSGYVIKVGPGYPIGSPEEDEPWKQKTEAAKYIPLQAREGDLAIYLQKHAYEIEFNNQKYVIVPHSAILLVIRDEGMFS, from the coding sequence ATGAAATTAGAAATTGACGACTTTTCCAAGTTCATTGTCATTGGTGATCGCGTGCTGATTCAACCCTCAGAAGCCAATACGCGCACAAAATCAGGACTTTACCTGCCACCCGGAGTGCATGAAAACGAAAAAATATACAGCGGCTATGTCATTAAGGTAGGTCCGGGCTATCCTATCGGAAGTCCGGAAGAAGATGAGCCGTGGAAACAAAAAACGGAAGCGGCAAAGTATATCCCCCTGCAGGCCCGTGAGGGCGACTTGGCGATATATTTACAAAAGCATGCCTATGAAATTGAATTTAATAACCAAAAGTATGTGATAGTGCCACATTCCGCTATTTTGCTGGTAATTCGCGATGAGGGTATGTTTAGCTGA
- a CDS encoding DUF4837 domain-containing protein, producing MQPDNYRTFFILRELNVFPSIARLLLLAALFLISACQRSAPVSNSLGGFDEIVIVADKSHLDKYLKQPLLEIFRAPYEVLPQDEPLFDARVISYEDFDKVFPRFRTIIFAADLSDNTPVTRLVTDQLGEDNLMRALNNPDFCYAVKKNIWAQPQTVIFIFAPSAKELLHTLSSRSGKILEIASQSELEKYKNNAYFNGINTGLVRQLKNQGNLNFKIPADYVLALNEDQFFWIRKIADKYDNHILIDQRRLSDKPDAVAWRNALGRKYISSKIEGSYMTTDTLLPFVISEKIIQNYRVIETRGLWKMVNDFMGGPFINYLIFDPDNDRIILLDGFVFAPGEKNKPQIRTLEAIFSEFGKP from the coding sequence TTGCAGCCTGACAATTACAGAACATTCTTTATTCTCAGGGAGCTGAACGTGTTTCCGAGTATTGCCCGTTTGCTGCTTTTGGCGGCATTATTCCTCATAAGTGCCTGCCAGCGCTCTGCTCCTGTCAGCAACTCTCTGGGGGGCTTTGATGAAATTGTAATTGTGGCTGACAAGTCCCACCTGGATAAATACCTGAAACAGCCGCTGCTGGAAATTTTTCGTGCCCCTTATGAAGTCCTGCCTCAGGATGAACCGCTTTTTGATGCCAGAGTCATTTCCTATGAAGATTTTGATAAAGTATTTCCTCGTTTCCGCACCATTATTTTTGCGGCAGACCTGAGTGATAATACTCCGGTTACCCGCCTGGTAACCGACCAACTGGGAGAAGACAACCTCATGCGGGCCCTGAATAACCCGGATTTCTGCTACGCAGTAAAAAAAAATATATGGGCACAACCTCAGACGGTCATCTTTATTTTTGCCCCCTCAGCCAAAGAATTGCTGCACACCCTCTCATCCAGATCAGGAAAGATTCTGGAAATAGCCAGTCAGAGCGAACTGGAAAAATATAAAAACAATGCCTACTTCAATGGCATCAACACCGGGCTTGTCCGACAACTGAAAAACCAGGGCAACCTCAATTTTAAAATACCTGCAGATTATGTGCTGGCGCTGAATGAAGATCAATTTTTCTGGATACGCAAAATAGCGGATAAGTACGATAATCATATCTTGATTGACCAGCGCAGGCTCTCCGATAAGCCCGATGCTGTTGCCTGGCGCAACGCATTGGGACGAAAATATATCTCGTCCAAAATAGAAGGCTCGTATATGACCACCGATACTCTGCTGCCTTTTGTCATATCAGAAAAAATAATCCAGAACTATCGGGTGATAGAAACCCGGGGGTTATGGAAAATGGTAAACGATTTCATGGGAGGGCCGTTTATTAATTACCTTATCTTTGACCCGGACAATGACCGTATCATACTGCTGGATGGCTTTGTGTTCGCTCCCGGAGAAAAAAACAAACCTCAAATAAGAACACTTGAAGCGATTTTTTCTGAATTCGGCAAACCCTGA
- a CDS encoding SusC/RagA family TonB-linked outer membrane protein yields MKRMLLFSMIFILCLSNMLMAQKTVTGTVKSKEEKEPIFGATVLVKGTEIATSTDFSGAFSIQVPAGYSVLEVRSLGMAVKEVDISASDNVVVELEPDLLKINQIVITALGIPREEKSLGYSSQQIAGDRVAESGEINVIQGLAAKSAGVQVISSAGVPGASSKILIRGNHTFTGENQPLIIVDGVPIDNSTSSTVAGDYPFSPNLTGVNNSNRAIDLNPEDIESYQILKGPAAAALYGVRAANGAIVITTKRGKTTDQRGYKVTYSYNVGFSQVNKLPEFQHTYGQGIGGGGLSTDADGNPIDEGIFDEADPGADLVWGTPDDGSIGTSRTWGPKITNIPVLLPGGDTVRDNSGNIVYRKPVDNVERFFQTGVVHDHNLSVSGGGENATFRLSFNRTYETGIVPNTSYARNSFRVTTDAVISPKFDMGATANYINSGGTKAQNGSNLSGVALGLFRTPDSFDLLGGGGTSEGLLGEGKEKGYTKENNITQHQYFMAYDNSYWTVYENPFTDNINRIIGSGYITYKPAKWLHITGKGGLDYYTDQRKQIYSYSSNEPPEPVGQIEENTITVKDVYADLLASLQHEFGKDFDGSLTFGVNVTDQQSKDVYSRGRNFSIPFGYYNLSNTINLYTDENHAHVRSSAFFIDLNVGFRNMLYLQVTSRTEWSSTFGSNKNNFTFPSANIAFVFSELLPQNNILPFGKLRYGFAQAGLSPPAYSSVTTYTTPIFTDGFTDGLTFPYLDQNGIGHSSLNILGNPDLKPERTNGHEVGLDLRFWKGRIHVDYTFYHQKTKDIILQQPISTSSGFRYVFNNAGEMVNKGHELVLDADVVRKKGFIWNVNMNFTRNKNEVTKLAEGVDQIDLEPTFSSIGSYAIVGQPYGTFYGTTWYRDANGNLIIDPTTGLPIENAVSTAVGNPYPDYQIGLGTTLSYKGVSLRMLFDIMQGNEGWAGTVARLHLLGRSAASEDRGRFYVIEGVLQEVDGGGNPVYDADGNPVASSTPNNIEISAFEYFTFFKGDAGALEEQIADASWVRMRELGLSYHYELPQKIKFFRAFDISFTARNVFLITDYPGVDPETSLLGAGSNVNGYDYFNMPNTRSYHLGVKLYLN; encoded by the coding sequence ATGAAAAGGATGCTGTTATTCTCGATGATTTTTATTCTGTGCTTAAGCAATATGCTTATGGCGCAAAAAACCGTAACGGGGACGGTCAAATCCAAAGAAGAAAAGGAGCCGATTTTCGGGGCTACCGTGTTGGTTAAAGGTACAGAAATTGCTACCAGCACAGATTTCTCCGGAGCATTCAGTATTCAGGTGCCCGCAGGATACTCTGTTCTGGAGGTTCGCTCGCTGGGCATGGCAGTCAAGGAAGTGGATATCAGTGCTTCAGACAATGTGGTTGTAGAGCTGGAGCCCGACCTGCTGAAAATAAATCAGATCGTCATCACGGCCCTGGGTATCCCCCGAGAAGAAAAATCACTGGGCTATTCTTCTCAACAGATAGCCGGAGACCGCGTGGCAGAAAGTGGTGAGATTAATGTTATTCAGGGTCTGGCGGCTAAGTCTGCCGGGGTGCAGGTTATTAGTTCTGCGGGTGTACCCGGGGCTTCCTCCAAAATTCTGATTCGCGGCAATCATACTTTTACAGGTGAAAATCAACCACTGATTATTGTAGATGGGGTGCCAATTGACAATTCCACCAGCAGCACAGTAGCCGGAGATTATCCTTTCAGTCCCAATTTAACGGGGGTCAACAACTCCAACCGCGCCATAGATCTGAATCCGGAAGACATTGAATCCTATCAGATCCTCAAAGGTCCGGCAGCAGCGGCACTATATGGCGTACGGGCAGCTAACGGTGCCATCGTCATCACCACCAAACGGGGAAAGACCACCGACCAGAGAGGATACAAAGTAACGTACAGCTATAATGTAGGCTTTTCGCAGGTCAATAAGCTGCCTGAATTTCAGCACACCTACGGGCAAGGCATTGGCGGAGGCGGATTAAGCACCGATGCAGACGGCAACCCTATTGATGAAGGCATTTTTGATGAAGCCGACCCGGGCGCTGACCTGGTTTGGGGCACACCAGATGACGGCTCTATTGGCACATCCAGGACATGGGGTCCGAAGATTACCAATATTCCGGTGTTGTTGCCCGGGGGCGATACCGTAAGAGATAACTCCGGCAATATCGTATACCGAAAGCCGGTTGATAATGTAGAGCGTTTTTTCCAGACAGGAGTCGTGCACGATCATAATCTGTCCGTTTCAGGCGGAGGCGAAAATGCTACTTTTCGTTTGTCTTTCAACCGCACTTACGAAACCGGCATTGTGCCGAACACCAGCTATGCCAGAAACTCTTTCCGTGTTACTACCGATGCGGTTATCTCTCCGAAATTTGACATGGGCGCCACAGCCAACTATATCAACTCGGGCGGAACAAAAGCACAAAACGGGAGCAATCTCTCGGGTGTAGCTCTTGGCCTGTTTCGCACACCCGACAGTTTTGACCTGCTGGGCGGAGGAGGCACCAGTGAAGGACTGCTGGGAGAGGGAAAAGAAAAGGGATATACCAAAGAAAACAACATTACGCAGCATCAGTATTTCATGGCTTATGACAACTCCTACTGGACCGTGTATGAAAACCCCTTCACCGATAATATCAACCGTATTATAGGAAGTGGATACATTACGTACAAACCCGCAAAATGGCTCCATATTACCGGTAAAGGAGGTTTGGATTACTATACGGACCAACGAAAGCAAATCTATTCTTATAGTTCCAATGAACCTCCCGAGCCCGTTGGACAAATTGAAGAAAACACCATCACCGTAAAAGATGTGTATGCTGACCTGCTGGCCTCTTTACAGCATGAATTCGGAAAAGATTTTGACGGCTCGCTGACTTTCGGGGTAAATGTCACCGATCAGCAAAGCAAGGATGTTTATTCACGGGGGCGCAATTTCAGTATTCCGTTTGGATACTACAACCTCTCCAACACCATTAACCTGTATACAGATGAAAACCACGCTCACGTGCGCAGTTCGGCCTTTTTTATTGATTTGAATGTGGGCTTCAGAAATATGCTCTACCTGCAGGTAACTTCCAGAACGGAGTGGTCTTCTACCTTTGGCAGCAACAAAAACAATTTTACTTTCCCATCAGCCAACATTGCCTTTGTCTTCAGCGAGTTGCTCCCTCAAAACAATATTCTGCCCTTTGGTAAATTGCGTTACGGCTTTGCGCAGGCGGGTCTTTCTCCCCCTGCTTACAGCTCCGTTACCACCTATACCACTCCGATATTTACCGATGGTTTCACCGATGGGCTCACCTTCCCGTATCTGGATCAAAACGGTATAGGACACTCCAGCCTCAATATTCTGGGCAATCCTGACCTGAAGCCTGAAAGAACCAATGGCCATGAAGTAGGCTTAGATCTGCGCTTCTGGAAAGGCCGCATCCATGTGGATTACACGTTCTATCACCAAAAAACCAAGGATATCATTCTCCAGCAACCTATCTCCACCAGCTCCGGTTTCCGCTATGTGTTTAACAATGCAGGGGAAATGGTCAATAAAGGACATGAGCTGGTGCTGGATGCCGATGTAGTAAGGAAGAAAGGGTTCATCTGGAATGTAAATATGAACTTCACCCGCAACAAGAATGAAGTAACCAAACTTGCCGAAGGAGTTGATCAGATTGACCTGGAACCCACCTTCTCATCCATCGGCTCCTATGCCATCGTGGGGCAGCCTTACGGCACCTTTTATGGTACCACCTGGTATCGTGACGCTAATGGCAACCTGATCATTGATCCCACAACGGGTTTACCTATTGAAAATGCTGTCTCCACCGCAGTGGGGAATCCTTATCCCGACTATCAGATTGGGCTGGGGACCACCCTTTCCTACAAAGGAGTGAGTCTGCGGATGTTGTTTGATATTATGCAGGGCAATGAGGGCTGGGCAGGCACTGTAGCACGCCTGCATTTACTTGGAAGAAGTGCCGCATCCGAAGACAGAGGCAGGTTTTATGTGATTGAAGGTGTCCTGCAGGAGGTGGATGGCGGAGGCAACCCTGTGTATGATGCCGATGGCAATCCGGTGGCTTCCAGCACACCCAACAACATTGAAATTTCCGCCTTTGAATATTTCACCTTCTTCAAAGGAGATGCCGGTGCTCTGGAAGAACAAATTGCAGATGCTTCCTGGGTAAGAATGCGTGAACTCGGATTAAGCTATCATTATGAACTACCGCAGAAAATAAAGTTTTTCAGAGCCTTTGACATAAGCTTTACGGCCAGAAACGTATTTCTCATCACTGACTATCCGGGAGTTGATCCGGAAACCAGCCTGTTGGGTGCCGGCTCCAACGTCAATGGCTATGACTATTTCAATATGCCCAACACTCGCTCCTATCACCTGGGAGTTAAGCTGTATTTGAATTAA
- the mfd gene encoding transcription-repair-coupling factor yields MNLESLLSLYRHDPRIEQLSAYLRQNIPSGIHLSGLAGSADAFVAAGLLGKTTCPHIFILTDKEEAAYFHNNLSSLLENKDVLFFPDSFKRPGKLEEIHNNNILLRTEVIHKLSGSNALNELIVTYPEAIAEKIVQQSILRQNTLAIHLGEGFDADKAIALLAGHGFERVDFVYEPGQFSVRGGIIDVYSFGYEFPYRIELFGEKVESIRAFDPSTQLSQKNLSQVTIIPNIQTQFSAEQKASFFHLLPLHTAIWVKDLGYMIEVVDQCLDQAVHLQEIIQSGSISLDEQHPFFSSEPSKAFEPSGDILQSLKNFPLIEFGSRGHLSTHSIPFHTQPQPAFNKNFNLLIRNLQEHTKKGIVNFLFSENPKQLKRFHHIFEDLQTNVQIHPIARSIHEGFIDTDLKIACYTDHQIFERYHKYHIKTGFSKSQALLMKMLRELKPGDYVTHIDHGVGIFSGLEKIEVNGQQQEAVRLIYRDNDLLYVSIGALHKLSRYIGKDGTPPKINKLGSDAWEQVKRRTQKKIKDIAEELIRLYARRKAQKGYAFKKDTYLQTELEASFIYEDTPDQIKATRDFKKDMEADYPMDRLVCGDVGFGKTEIAIRAAFKCVADSKQVAVLAPTTILTLQHYQTIKNRLKGFPCTVDYLNRFKTTAQRSETLRKLESGETDIIIGTHALLNKKVKFKDLGLLIIDEEQKFGVAAKERLRELKVNVDTLTLTATPIPRTLQFSLLGARDLSIINTPPPNRQPIQTELHVFNEDIVRDAIYYEIHRGGQVFFIHNRVKDLDEVAGMLKKLCPDVDFAIAHGQMKSHKLEEAMMRFIQHDVDVLVCTNIVESGLDIPNANTIIIHNAHHFGLSDLHQLRGRVGRSNKKAFCYLLTPPLSTLPDDARKRLKTIEEFSELGSGFNIALRDLDIRGAGNLLGAEQSGFIAEIGYETYHKILDETIRELKQTEFKELYKEELEQKQDFVRDCQVDTDTEMLIPDAYVTNTNERLHIYTELSRVNDEQGLAKIREELRDRFGPLPPPVDELLHAVRLSWLGKQLGFEKITLRSGWMRCYFPENQQSFYYQTEVFGNILRYVQQFPRQCRLKQTDKHLILIIHDIHSTEQARTKLMDILQVATTLSV; encoded by the coding sequence ATGAACCTGGAGTCTCTGCTAAGTCTCTACCGCCACGACCCGCGCATAGAGCAACTTAGCGCATACCTTCGCCAAAACATTCCTTCGGGCATTCATCTGTCCGGCCTGGCAGGGTCTGCTGATGCCTTTGTAGCTGCCGGCTTATTGGGGAAAACAACCTGCCCCCACATTTTTATTTTGACAGACAAAGAAGAAGCCGCTTACTTCCACAATAACCTTTCTTCGCTACTGGAGAATAAGGACGTCCTCTTTTTTCCGGACTCGTTCAAGAGGCCGGGTAAATTGGAGGAAATACATAATAATAATATCCTCTTGCGCACCGAGGTTATCCATAAGCTAAGCGGTAGCAATGCCCTCAACGAGCTGATAGTAACTTACCCTGAAGCAATAGCGGAAAAAATAGTTCAACAGAGCATTCTCCGGCAAAATACGCTTGCTATACACCTCGGAGAAGGTTTTGATGCGGATAAAGCCATTGCCCTGCTTGCCGGTCATGGCTTTGAGCGGGTAGATTTTGTGTATGAACCCGGGCAGTTCAGCGTTCGTGGAGGAATCATTGACGTGTATTCCTTTGGCTATGAATTTCCCTACCGTATAGAGCTATTTGGTGAAAAGGTTGAATCCATACGGGCGTTTGACCCCTCCACCCAGCTATCACAGAAAAATTTATCGCAGGTAACTATTATCCCCAACATTCAAACACAGTTTTCTGCCGAACAGAAAGCTTCCTTTTTCCATCTGCTGCCCCTCCATACTGCTATCTGGGTGAAGGACCTGGGCTATATGATAGAAGTGGTTGACCAATGCCTTGACCAGGCAGTGCACCTGCAGGAGATCATACAATCCGGCTCAATCAGTCTGGACGAGCAACATCCTTTTTTCAGCTCTGAACCTTCAAAGGCTTTTGAGCCATCCGGTGATATTCTGCAATCCCTGAAAAACTTTCCGCTGATTGAATTCGGGTCCAGAGGACATCTCAGCACCCACTCTATCCCCTTTCATACCCAGCCCCAGCCGGCTTTCAATAAAAATTTTAATCTGCTTATTCGAAACCTGCAGGAGCACACAAAAAAAGGCATTGTCAATTTTCTGTTTTCTGAAAACCCCAAGCAACTCAAGCGTTTTCATCACATTTTTGAAGATCTGCAGACCAACGTACAAATACACCCTATAGCCCGGAGTATCCATGAGGGGTTCATTGATACAGACCTGAAAATAGCTTGCTATACAGACCATCAGATTTTTGAGCGCTACCACAAGTATCATATTAAAACCGGCTTTTCCAAAAGCCAGGCTTTGCTGATGAAAATGCTGCGAGAGCTGAAGCCGGGTGATTATGTAACACACATTGACCACGGAGTAGGTATCTTCTCGGGCCTGGAAAAAATTGAAGTAAACGGACAGCAACAGGAAGCCGTACGACTCATCTATCGTGACAACGACCTGCTCTACGTGAGCATTGGAGCCCTGCATAAACTATCCCGCTACATCGGTAAAGACGGAACCCCTCCGAAAATCAACAAGCTCGGCAGTGACGCCTGGGAGCAGGTAAAGCGCAGAACACAGAAAAAAATTAAGGATATTGCCGAAGAGCTCATTCGCCTCTATGCCAGAAGAAAAGCGCAAAAGGGATATGCCTTTAAAAAAGACACTTACCTGCAAACCGAACTGGAAGCATCATTCATCTATGAAGACACTCCGGACCAGATAAAAGCAACCCGGGATTTCAAAAAAGATATGGAAGCCGACTACCCCATGGATCGCCTGGTTTGCGGAGATGTGGGCTTCGGAAAAACCGAAATTGCCATTCGTGCTGCATTTAAATGCGTTGCCGACAGCAAACAGGTGGCCGTATTGGCTCCGACTACGATTTTGACGCTGCAGCATTATCAAACCATTAAAAACCGACTCAAAGGCTTCCCCTGTACGGTGGATTATCTGAACCGTTTTAAAACAACCGCCCAAAGATCCGAAACTCTCCGCAAGCTGGAAAGCGGAGAAACCGATATCATCATCGGCACCCACGCATTGCTGAATAAAAAAGTAAAATTCAAAGACCTGGGACTACTGATTATTGACGAAGAACAAAAATTTGGAGTAGCAGCCAAAGAACGCCTGCGCGAACTGAAGGTGAATGTGGATACCCTCACGCTCACCGCTACGCCCATTCCCCGCACCTTGCAGTTCTCCCTGTTGGGCGCCCGTGACCTTTCTATCATCAACACGCCTCCCCCCAACCGGCAACCTATACAAACCGAACTCCATGTGTTCAACGAAGACATCGTCCGGGATGCCATTTATTATGAAATACACCGGGGCGGACAGGTGTTTTTCATTCATAACCGGGTCAAAGACCTAGACGAGGTAGCAGGCATGCTCAAAAAACTCTGTCCTGACGTGGATTTCGCAATAGCCCATGGCCAGATGAAAAGCCATAAATTGGAAGAGGCCATGATGCGGTTTATACAGCACGATGTGGACGTACTTGTTTGCACCAACATAGTGGAATCAGGCCTGGACATTCCCAATGCCAACACCATCATCATTCATAACGCCCACCACTTTGGGCTGAGCGACCTGCATCAACTGCGCGGACGCGTAGGCCGCTCCAACAAAAAGGCTTTTTGTTATTTGCTCACCCCTCCTCTGTCAACCCTGCCCGATGATGCCCGCAAACGGCTCAAAACCATTGAAGAATTTTCCGAACTGGGCAGCGGATTCAATATTGCTCTGCGTGACCTGGACATACGGGGCGCGGGTAATCTGTTGGGCGCTGAGCAAAGCGGGTTCATTGCCGAAATTGGCTATGAAACCTATCATAAAATACTGGATGAAACCATCCGCGAACTCAAACAAACCGAATTCAAAGAATTGTACAAAGAGGAGCTGGAACAGAAACAGGATTTTGTTCGCGACTGTCAGGTGGATACCGATACAGAAATGCTTATTCCCGATGCCTACGTTACCAATACCAACGAGCGCCTGCATATATATACGGAGTTGAGCAGGGTGAATGACGAGCAGGGACTGGCAAAAATCAGAGAGGAATTGCGCGATCGCTTCGGACCGCTGCCTCCGCCAGTTGATGAACTATTGCATGCCGTGCGCCTCAGCTGGCTGGGCAAACAGCTGGGATTTGAGAAAATTACCCTCCGCAGTGGATGGATGCGCTGCTACTTCCCCGAAAACCAGCAATCCTTCTATTACCAAACCGAAGTGTTCGGGAACATCCTCAGATATGTGCAGCAATTTCCACGGCAATGCCGGCTCAAGCAGACGGACAAGCATTTGATTCTTATTATCCATGACATTCACTCTACTGAACAGGCCCGCACGAAACTGATGGATATTCTGCAGGTGGCTACTACACTATCGGTTTAA
- the leuB gene encoding isocitrate dehydrogenase, which yields MTKITVARGDGIGPEIMDATLEIITAAGAQIDIEEIEVGEKVYLAGNTSGIAPESWEIIRRNKILLKAPITTPQGGGYKSLNVTIRKFLGLYANVRPCMSLHPFVRTNHPEMDVVIIRENEEDLYAGIEHQQTDEVVQCLKLISRPGSEKIIRYAFEYARQQNRKKVTCFTKDNIMKQTDGLFHQVFDEIARQYPDLENEHWIIDIGAAKMVDTPEAFDVIVLPNLYGDVLSDVAAQMAGSVGLAGSANIGEECAMFEAIHGSAPRRAGQNLANPSGLLQGAIMMLNHIGQTEVAEKVQNAWLKTLEDGIHTYDIYKDGVSKKKVGTKEFAQAVIANLGQKPSLLKAVHYSGSKSLNLKKYQRPPAAKKELAGVDVFVHWNGRNPDELAGKLKQIETPHVKLTMITNRGIKVWPEGFEETFCTDHWRCRFKPENGHSITKQDIVQILSRAIEEGIDTIKTENLYLFDGKPGFSLGQGQ from the coding sequence ATGACCAAAATAACTGTAGCCAGAGGAGACGGTATAGGGCCGGAAATAATGGATGCCACCCTGGAGATTATCACTGCAGCCGGAGCTCAAATAGACATAGAGGAAATTGAGGTAGGGGAAAAGGTCTATCTGGCGGGCAACACTTCCGGCATTGCTCCTGAATCATGGGAAATCATCAGGCGCAACAAAATATTACTCAAAGCCCCCATCACCACTCCTCAGGGGGGTGGCTATAAAAGCCTCAATGTTACTATCCGGAAGTTTCTGGGACTGTATGCCAATGTACGTCCGTGTATGAGCTTACACCCGTTTGTACGCACTAACCATCCCGAAATGGACGTGGTGATCATTCGGGAAAACGAAGAAGATCTGTATGCCGGCATTGAGCACCAGCAAACCGATGAAGTGGTACAATGCCTGAAACTCATCAGCCGTCCGGGATCAGAAAAAATCATCCGCTACGCCTTTGAATATGCCCGCCAGCAAAACCGCAAAAAGGTAACCTGCTTCACCAAAGACAACATCATGAAACAAACCGATGGCTTGTTTCACCAGGTTTTTGATGAAATAGCCCGCCAATACCCTGACCTGGAGAACGAACACTGGATCATTGATATTGGGGCAGCCAAAATGGTAGATACTCCCGAAGCTTTTGATGTGATTGTATTACCTAACCTTTACGGGGATGTGCTGAGTGATGTGGCTGCACAGATGGCCGGATCCGTTGGACTTGCCGGCTCGGCTAATATTGGGGAAGAATGTGCCATGTTTGAAGCCATACACGGCTCAGCTCCCCGGAGAGCCGGACAAAATCTGGCCAACCCGTCAGGACTGCTGCAGGGAGCTATCATGATGCTCAATCATATCGGGCAAACCGAAGTTGCAGAAAAGGTGCAGAATGCCTGGCTCAAAACGCTGGAAGATGGCATTCACACGTATGACATTTACAAGGATGGGGTGAGCAAAAAAAAGGTAGGCACGAAGGAATTCGCTCAGGCCGTAATTGCCAACCTGGGGCAGAAGCCTTCCTTGCTGAAGGCGGTGCATTATTCAGGAAGCAAATCCCTGAATCTGAAAAAATATCAGCGCCCGCCTGCTGCAAAAAAAGAACTGGCCGGAGTGGATGTATTTGTGCATTGGAACGGCCGCAATCCTGACGAGCTTGCCGGCAAACTAAAACAAATTGAAACGCCCCATGTGAAATTGACCATGATCACCAACCGCGGAATTAAAGTGTGGCCGGAAGGTTTTGAAGAAACTTTCTGTACCGACCATTGGAGATGCCGATTTAAGCCCGAAAATGGCCACTCCATTACCAAACAGGATATTGTGCAAATATTATCCAGGGCCATTGAAGAAGGTATTGACACCATTAAAACCGAAAATCTGTATCTGTTTGACGGGAAGCCGGGGTTTTCTCTGGGTCAGGGACAATAA